A window of Phyllopteryx taeniolatus isolate TA_2022b chromosome 19, UOR_Ptae_1.2, whole genome shotgun sequence contains these coding sequences:
- the LOC133469264 gene encoding 5-hydroxytryptamine receptor 3A-like isoform X1 — MELFHYLCAHMRPSRCCSSTLKTTLPDSSLGRLCLATCFYFLRCSLQSNNRISAPPFQAPRQGLMYVLLQGQWEGIVISGLKRSYSTALHITATMKVLLIVLILSGVGRASPGKVCSYQDVVDHLNLTSRNRAFQFTRPVLDHTRATLVELNIILYAIVGVIEKTQTFIPLLWTMMSWTDERISWDPDEFCGITEISLPTDMLWIPDIIILEMVEKDNSQHNPYMIVKHNGTVLLDQDIRAVSMCMMDVYKFPFDTQRCNISLVSAMFKYEQLRVIPVVNSSRATDSTKAMLHSQGEWEFLHLSVSNNNISFNDQVWEKLVYTFVIKRRPLLHVINFLLPIFFFLCLDLASYFIPDQHGEKLGLKVTMLLAISVLLLILNDILPSVSNKTPLIAMYCIVIFALMLLSLLETIMVTYLTEGPLLEKLARCVRSKRKKDPTDKADTEDIQQTRSACPSVSSGEKPHELLPVPQEINSSTLGAESRLLLLVVDELKELQRTLSVHLSCKKDSGKFAHLASKINNVFFFFYLTAVTLFLSLLYLDWKS, encoded by the exons atggaGCTTTTCCATTATTTGTGTGCACACATGAGACCCTCTCGGTGCTGCAGTTCAACCTTAAAAACCACATTACCTGACTCCTCACTCGGACGCCTCTGTCTTGCCACCTGCTTTTATTTCTTGCGGTGCAGCCTTCAAAGCAATAACAGGATAAGCGCACCCCCCTTCCAAGCGCCACGCCAGGGCCTGATGTATGTCCTCTTACAAGGCCAGTGGGAGGGGATTGTCATCTCGGGTTTAAAAAGATCTTATTCCACTGCGCTTCACATCACAGCGACGATGAAAGTGCTGCTCATTGTCCTCATCCTCTCAG GTGTGGGACGGGCCTCCCCGGGCAAGGTGTGCAGTTACCAGGACGTCGTGGACCATCTGAACCTAACCTCAAGGAACAGAGCTTTCCAGTTTACGCGGCCTGTCCTGGACCACACGCGTGCCACCCTGGTGGAGCTCAACATCATCCTGTACGCCATCGTGGGCGTG ATTGAGAAAACACAAACCTTCATTCCGTTACTCTGGACGATGATG TCTTGGACGGATGAACGCATTTCCTGGGACCCGGATGAGTTTTGCGGGATCACGGAAATTTCCCTTCCCACTGACATGCTGTGGATCCCCGACATCATCATCCTCGAGAT GGTGGAGAAAGACAACTCACAACACAACCCTTACATGATCGTCAAGCACAATGGGACAGTCCTGCTGGATCAGGACATACGGGCGGTCAGCATGTGCATGATGGACGTGTACAAGTTCCCCTTCGACACGCAGCGGTGCAACATATCGCTGGTCTCTGCAATGTTTAAGT ATGAACAGCTGCGCGTCATCCCGGTAGTGAACTCGTCGCGGGCTACCGACTCCACCAAAGCCATGCTGCATTCCCAGGGAGAGTGGGAGTTCCTCCATTTGTCCGTGAGCAACAACAATATCAGCTTCAACGACCAAGTGTGGGAGAAGCTGGTGTACACG TTTGTCATCAAGAGGCGACCCCTGCTGCATGTCATCAATTTCCTGTTgcccatcttcttcttcctttgcCTGGACCTGGCCTCCTACTTCATCCCGGACCAGCATGGGGAAAAATTGGGCTTGAAGGTGACCATGCTGCTCGCCATCTCCGTGCTGCTCCTCATCCTCAATGACATCCTGCCTTCCGTGTCGAACAAGACACCGCTTATAG CCATGTACTGCATCGTCATCTTCGCCCTGATGCTACTCAGCCTCCTCGAGACCATCATGGTGACCTACCTGACTGAGGGGCCCTTGTTGGAGAAGCTGGCGAGGTGCGTCAGGAGCAAACGGAAGAAAGATCCGACCGACAAGGCCGACACGG AAGACATACAACAGACCAGATCTGCGTGTCCATCTGTGTCGAGCGGAGAGAAACCACACGAGCTGCTGCCTGTACCACAGGAG ATCAACAGCAGCACGCTGGGCGCTGAGTCTCGGCTGTTGCTGCTAGTCGTGGACGAGCTGAAGGAGCTGCAGCGGACGCTGAGCGTGCACCTGAGCTGCAAGAAAGACAGCGGGAAGTTTGCGCACTTGGCCAGCAAAATCAAcaatgtcttcttcttcttctacctcACCGCTGTCACCCTCTTTCTTTCACTCCTGTACCTGGACTGGAAAAGTTAG
- the LOC133469264 gene encoding 5-hydroxytryptamine receptor 3A-like isoform X3: protein MELFHYLCAHMRPSRCCSSTLKTTLPDSSLGRLCLATCFYFLRCSLQSNNRISAPPFQAPRQGLMYVLLQGQWEGIVISGLKRSYSTALHITATMKVLLIVLILSGVGRASPGKVCSYQDVVDHLNLTSRNRAFQFTRPVLDHTRATLVELNIILYAIVGVIEKTQTFIPLLWTMMSWTDERISWDPDEFCGITEISLPTDMLWIPDIIILEMVEKDNSQHNPYMIVKHNGTVLLDQDIRAVSMCMMDVYKFPFDTQRCNISLVSAMFKYEQLRVIPVVNSSRATDSTKAMLHSQGEWEFLHLSVSNNNISFNDQVWEKLVYTHGEKLGLKVTMLLAISVLLLILNDILPSVSNKTPLIAMYCIVIFALMLLSLLETIMVTYLTEGPLLEKLARCVRSKRKKDPTDKADTEDIQQTRSACPSVSSGEKPHELLPVPQEINSSTLGAESRLLLLVVDELKELQRTLSVHLSCKKDSGKFAHLASKINNVFFFFYLTAVTLFLSLLYLDWKS, encoded by the exons atggaGCTTTTCCATTATTTGTGTGCACACATGAGACCCTCTCGGTGCTGCAGTTCAACCTTAAAAACCACATTACCTGACTCCTCACTCGGACGCCTCTGTCTTGCCACCTGCTTTTATTTCTTGCGGTGCAGCCTTCAAAGCAATAACAGGATAAGCGCACCCCCCTTCCAAGCGCCACGCCAGGGCCTGATGTATGTCCTCTTACAAGGCCAGTGGGAGGGGATTGTCATCTCGGGTTTAAAAAGATCTTATTCCACTGCGCTTCACATCACAGCGACGATGAAAGTGCTGCTCATTGTCCTCATCCTCTCAG GTGTGGGACGGGCCTCCCCGGGCAAGGTGTGCAGTTACCAGGACGTCGTGGACCATCTGAACCTAACCTCAAGGAACAGAGCTTTCCAGTTTACGCGGCCTGTCCTGGACCACACGCGTGCCACCCTGGTGGAGCTCAACATCATCCTGTACGCCATCGTGGGCGTG ATTGAGAAAACACAAACCTTCATTCCGTTACTCTGGACGATGATG TCTTGGACGGATGAACGCATTTCCTGGGACCCGGATGAGTTTTGCGGGATCACGGAAATTTCCCTTCCCACTGACATGCTGTGGATCCCCGACATCATCATCCTCGAGAT GGTGGAGAAAGACAACTCACAACACAACCCTTACATGATCGTCAAGCACAATGGGACAGTCCTGCTGGATCAGGACATACGGGCGGTCAGCATGTGCATGATGGACGTGTACAAGTTCCCCTTCGACACGCAGCGGTGCAACATATCGCTGGTCTCTGCAATGTTTAAGT ATGAACAGCTGCGCGTCATCCCGGTAGTGAACTCGTCGCGGGCTACCGACTCCACCAAAGCCATGCTGCATTCCCAGGGAGAGTGGGAGTTCCTCCATTTGTCCGTGAGCAACAACAATATCAGCTTCAACGACCAAGTGTGGGAGAAGCTGGTGTACACG CATGGGGAAAAATTGGGCTTGAAGGTGACCATGCTGCTCGCCATCTCCGTGCTGCTCCTCATCCTCAATGACATCCTGCCTTCCGTGTCGAACAAGACACCGCTTATAG CCATGTACTGCATCGTCATCTTCGCCCTGATGCTACTCAGCCTCCTCGAGACCATCATGGTGACCTACCTGACTGAGGGGCCCTTGTTGGAGAAGCTGGCGAGGTGCGTCAGGAGCAAACGGAAGAAAGATCCGACCGACAAGGCCGACACGG AAGACATACAACAGACCAGATCTGCGTGTCCATCTGTGTCGAGCGGAGAGAAACCACACGAGCTGCTGCCTGTACCACAGGAG ATCAACAGCAGCACGCTGGGCGCTGAGTCTCGGCTGTTGCTGCTAGTCGTGGACGAGCTGAAGGAGCTGCAGCGGACGCTGAGCGTGCACCTGAGCTGCAAGAAAGACAGCGGGAAGTTTGCGCACTTGGCCAGCAAAATCAAcaatgtcttcttcttcttctacctcACCGCTGTCACCCTCTTTCTTTCACTCCTGTACCTGGACTGGAAAAGTTAG
- the LOC133469264 gene encoding 5-hydroxytryptamine receptor 3A-like isoform X2: MELFHYLCAHMRPSRCCSSTLKTTLPDSSLGRLCLATCFYFLRCSLQSNNRISAPPFQAPRQGLMYVLLQGQWEGIVISGLKRSYSTALHITATMKVLLIVLILSGVGRASPGKVCSYQDVVDHLNLTSRNRAFQFTRPVLDHTRATLVELNIILYAIVGVIEKTQTFIPLLWTMMSWTDERISWDPDEFCGITEISLPTDMLWIPDIIILEMVEKDNSQHNPYMIVKHNGTVLLDQDIRAVSMCMMDVYKFPFDTQRCNISLVSAMFKYEQLRVIPVVNSSRATDSTKAMLHSQGEWEFLHLSVSNNNISFNDQVWEKLVYTFVIKRRPLLHVINFLLPIFFFLCLDLASYFIPDQHGEKLGLKVTMLLAISVLLLILNDILPSVSNKTPLIAMYCIVIFALMLLSLLETIMVTYLTEGPLLEKLARCVRSKRKKDPTDKADTDIQQTRSACPSVSSGEKPHELLPVPQEINSSTLGAESRLLLLVVDELKELQRTLSVHLSCKKDSGKFAHLASKINNVFFFFYLTAVTLFLSLLYLDWKS; encoded by the exons atggaGCTTTTCCATTATTTGTGTGCACACATGAGACCCTCTCGGTGCTGCAGTTCAACCTTAAAAACCACATTACCTGACTCCTCACTCGGACGCCTCTGTCTTGCCACCTGCTTTTATTTCTTGCGGTGCAGCCTTCAAAGCAATAACAGGATAAGCGCACCCCCCTTCCAAGCGCCACGCCAGGGCCTGATGTATGTCCTCTTACAAGGCCAGTGGGAGGGGATTGTCATCTCGGGTTTAAAAAGATCTTATTCCACTGCGCTTCACATCACAGCGACGATGAAAGTGCTGCTCATTGTCCTCATCCTCTCAG GTGTGGGACGGGCCTCCCCGGGCAAGGTGTGCAGTTACCAGGACGTCGTGGACCATCTGAACCTAACCTCAAGGAACAGAGCTTTCCAGTTTACGCGGCCTGTCCTGGACCACACGCGTGCCACCCTGGTGGAGCTCAACATCATCCTGTACGCCATCGTGGGCGTG ATTGAGAAAACACAAACCTTCATTCCGTTACTCTGGACGATGATG TCTTGGACGGATGAACGCATTTCCTGGGACCCGGATGAGTTTTGCGGGATCACGGAAATTTCCCTTCCCACTGACATGCTGTGGATCCCCGACATCATCATCCTCGAGAT GGTGGAGAAAGACAACTCACAACACAACCCTTACATGATCGTCAAGCACAATGGGACAGTCCTGCTGGATCAGGACATACGGGCGGTCAGCATGTGCATGATGGACGTGTACAAGTTCCCCTTCGACACGCAGCGGTGCAACATATCGCTGGTCTCTGCAATGTTTAAGT ATGAACAGCTGCGCGTCATCCCGGTAGTGAACTCGTCGCGGGCTACCGACTCCACCAAAGCCATGCTGCATTCCCAGGGAGAGTGGGAGTTCCTCCATTTGTCCGTGAGCAACAACAATATCAGCTTCAACGACCAAGTGTGGGAGAAGCTGGTGTACACG TTTGTCATCAAGAGGCGACCCCTGCTGCATGTCATCAATTTCCTGTTgcccatcttcttcttcctttgcCTGGACCTGGCCTCCTACTTCATCCCGGACCAGCATGGGGAAAAATTGGGCTTGAAGGTGACCATGCTGCTCGCCATCTCCGTGCTGCTCCTCATCCTCAATGACATCCTGCCTTCCGTGTCGAACAAGACACCGCTTATAG CCATGTACTGCATCGTCATCTTCGCCCTGATGCTACTCAGCCTCCTCGAGACCATCATGGTGACCTACCTGACTGAGGGGCCCTTGTTGGAGAAGCTGGCGAGGTGCGTCAGGAGCAAACGGAAGAAAGATCCGACCGACAAGGCCGACACGG ACATACAACAGACCAGATCTGCGTGTCCATCTGTGTCGAGCGGAGAGAAACCACACGAGCTGCTGCCTGTACCACAGGAG ATCAACAGCAGCACGCTGGGCGCTGAGTCTCGGCTGTTGCTGCTAGTCGTGGACGAGCTGAAGGAGCTGCAGCGGACGCTGAGCGTGCACCTGAGCTGCAAGAAAGACAGCGGGAAGTTTGCGCACTTGGCCAGCAAAATCAAcaatgtcttcttcttcttctacctcACCGCTGTCACCCTCTTTCTTTCACTCCTGTACCTGGACTGGAAAAGTTAG